In Penicillium psychrofluorescens genome assembly, chromosome: 5, a single window of DNA contains:
- a CDS encoding uncharacterized protein (ID:PFLUO_007650-T1.cds;~source:funannotate) has protein sequence MSLETITTISPATNAPILTRTGISSDDLTRIPETAQAAFRSFSQSTTLEQRQQIVSRALAILEKKKDELAREVSEQMGRPIAYTGVEIATAIKRSHYLNRISTSVLGEEGVVPGEEEKGFRRYIKRQPVGVALIIFAWNYPYLILVNSLIPAILAGNAVILKPSPQTPTIVEQVASAFYEAGLPKDVIQYFHCGSLTLIETLVRSPLVNHICFTGSVAGGLAVQKAAADRIVNVGLELGGKDPAYVRDDVDVAWAAEEIVDGAIFNSGQSCCALERVYVHEKVYDGFVAEVKNVLSKYRVGEPSDPKTQIGPVISKRAREMILAHVADAVKKGAKDETPANETFENFPPNGNYVKPTLLTGVNHDMLVMTEETFGPVIPVMKVSGDDEAIRLMNDSEFGLTASLWTKDIATAEKLMERVEAGTVFVNRADYPAPDLAWTGWKNSGRGVTLSRFGFEQFVKLKSHHIKDYPK, from the exons ATGTCTCTCGAAACCATCACGACCATCTCCCCCGCCACAAATGCCCCGATCCTCACTCGCACGGGCATCTCATCTGATGACCTGACTCGCATCCCCGAGACCGCCCAGGCCGCCTTTCGATCGTTCTCGCAGTCCACCACCCTGGAGCAGAGACAGCAGATCGTGTCGCGGGCATTGGCGATCctagagaagaagaaggatgagcTCGCTCGCGAAGTCTCCGAGCAGATGGGCCGGCCTATTGCGTATACCGGCGTGGAAATCGCAACGGCCATCAAGCGCAGCCACTACCTGAACCGCATTAGTACGTCGGTGCTTGGTGAGGAAGGCGTTGTCCcaggcgaggaagaaaagggCTTTCGACGGTATATCAAACGCCAGCCGGTGGGTGTGGCGCTGATCATCTTTGCATGGAAC TACCCCTACCTCATTCTGGTCAACAGCTTGATCCCTGCGATCCTGGCAGGAAATGCGGTCATCCTGAAACCCTCTCCCCAGACCCCGACCATCGTTGAGCAGgtcgcctcggccttctACGAGGCCGGTCTTCCCAAAGATGTGATCCAGTACTTCCACTGCGGGTCCCTGACCCTCATTGAGACATTGGTCCGCTCTCCGCTAGTGAACCACATCTGCTTCACCGGCTCGGTGGCCGGTGGTCTGGCCGTGCAGAAAGCAGCCGCCGACCGGATTGTGAACGTGGGTCTTGAGCTGGGCGGCAAGGACCCAGCGTACGTGCGGGACGATGTGGATGTGGCCTGGGCAGCGGAGGAGATTGTCGACGGCGCGATCTTCAACAGCGGACAGAGCTGCTGCGCACTCGAGCGCGTGTACGTTCACGAGAAGGTCTACGATGGCTTCGTGGCGGAGGTCAAGAACGTGCTGAGCAAGTATCGCGTCGGCGAGCCCTCTGATCCCAAGACTCAGATCGGGCCTGTTATCTCCAAGCGCGCAAGGGAGATGATCCTGGCGCACGTTGCGGATGCAGTCAAGAAGGGCGCAAAGGATGAGACACCTGCTAACGAGACGTTTGAGAACTTTCCCCCCAATGGAAACTATGTCAAGCCTACTCTGCTCACGGGTGTGAACCATGACATGCTCGTTATGACGGAGGAGACATTTGGCCCGGTCATTCCTGTCATGAAGGTATcgggcgatgacgaggctATTCGGCTGATGAATGATAGCGAGTTCGGTCTGACAGCTAGTCTTTGGACGAAGGATATTGCTACGGCGGAGAAGCTGATGGAGCGGGTCGAGGCGGGGACTGTGTTTGTCAACCGCGCTGACTATCCTGCTCCG GACCTGGCTTGGACCGGCTGGAAGAACTCGGGCCGAGGCGTGACTCTCAGCCGATTTGGGTTCGAGCAGTTCGTGAAGCTGAAGAGCCACCACATCAAAGACTACCCGAAATAG
- a CDS encoding uncharacterized protein (ID:PFLUO_007649-T1.cds;~source:funannotate) has protein sequence MECFRQIIRCIKSPFTPKPRVLEIGPPTNFRKEELPAFFSDADTLTSRVSREPTPEEPEKSGTVETVECPLSAKEKIQQHVRRMSIMLSPPASESA, from the exons ATGGAGTGTTTTCGTCAGATCATCCGGTGCATCAAGTCACCATTCACACCCAAGCCGAGGGTGCTTGAAATC GGCCCTCCCACCAACTTCAGAAAGGAAGAGTTGcctgccttcttctccgatgCCGA CACCCTGACGTCTCGAGTCAGCCGCGAGCCGACCCCGgaggagccggagaagagTGGCACTGTCGAGACCGTCGAGTGTCCGCTCTCAGCGAAGGAGAAAATTCAACAACACGTCCGAAGGATGAGCATCATGCTGTCACCGCCAGCGTCCGAGAGTGCATGA
- a CDS encoding uncharacterized protein (ID:PFLUO_007651-T1.cds;~source:funannotate), whose amino-acid sequence MSPSAVRTEDAVEIVDIHQSDMDFSLADEIYSQIDPPAGTPRSFPTLLLYDAKGLKLFEKITYLDEYYLTNTEIEVLTANAKRIVERIPKNAQVVELGSGNLRKVEILLRECERTKKPVDYYALDLSLDELKRTFSEINPEGFAYVGLHGLHGTYDDGLVWLQNAENRTRPTVVLSIGSSIGNFSRSTAPEFLAGFAKSLSPGDLMIIGLDACQDPDRVFKAYNDSEGVTHQFYENGLVHANRVLGFDAFKADEWEIVTAYDVPGGRHHAYYSPKVDVVINGRAIGKGEKLHFEESVKYNRQQRDVLWREAALIAQAEFGNDADTYHLHLLSPSAHPLPTDPAQYAGHPVPQSKDFQTLWTTWDIITKTMIPREELWSKPIELRNSLIFYLGHLPTFCDIHLTRVLGDKPTEPSSYRQIFERGIDPDVNDPKQCHSHSEAPDEWPPLDEILDYQERVRSRVRALINGGPITDRSLAEALWISLEHEAMHLETFLYMLLQSDKVLPPVGVERPDFAHLAQQAKTNAKPNEWFTIPEQRLAIGLDDSNENVLPRSSFGWDNEKPQRTVAVHSFEAQARPITNGEYAKYLQINQIQTRPASWTQISQNGGLSQNGNGSATDESLDKYAIRTVFGPVPLRLAEDWPLMASYDELAGYAEWTKCRIPTLDEVKSIYQHSAQLNGRDSHPTSNGTNGLSTNGHKPPSRSGLPVFLNLDGCNVGFRHWHPTPVTAQGDRLAGQGELGGVWEWTSSPLSPHEGFKPMEIYPGYTSDFFDGKHHVVLGGSWATYPRIAGRTTFVNWYQHNYLYAWAGARLVRDL is encoded by the exons ATGTCACCGTCGGCCGTTCGCACCGAGGATGCTGTCGAGATCGTGGATATCCACCAGAGCGACATGGATTTCTCTCTCGCGGATGAGATCTACAGTCAAATTGATCCTCCCGCGGGGACTCCGCGCTCGTTTCCCACTCTACTACTATACGACGCCAAGGGGCTGAAGCTGTTCGAGAAGATCACGTACCTGGACGAGTACTACCTGACCAACACGGAGATCGAGGTGTTGACCGCCAACGCGAAGCGCATCGTCGAACGGATTCCGAAGAATGCCCAGGTCGTGGAGCTTGGTAGTGG AAATCTGCGCAAGGTCGAGATCTTGCTCCGGGAGTGCGAGCGCACGAAGAAGCCGGTGGACTACTATGCGTTGGATCTCTCTCTGGATGAACTGAAGCGGACCTTTTCCGAGATCAACCCAGAGGGGTTCGCGTATGTGGGACTGCATGGTCTTCATGGCACGTACGACGATGGCCTCGTCTGGCTGCAGAATGCAGAGAATCGGACGAGGCCGACCGTGGTATTGTCCATTGGATCCTCCATCGGTAACTTTAGCCGCTCCACTGCCCCGGAATTCCTCGCTGGTTTTGCGAAATCGTTGAGTCCGGGGGACCTGATGATCATTGGCCTGGACGCCTGCCAGGACCCGGACCGGGTGTTCAAGGCGTACAATGACTCCGAGGGCGTCACGCATCAATTCTATGAGAATGGGCTGGTCCACGCGAATCGCGTTCTGGGGTTCGACGCGTTCAAGGCCGACGAGTGGGAGATTGTCACGGCGTACGATGTGCCTGGCGGGCGACACCACGCGTACTACTCGCCCAAGGTGGACGTAGTGATCAATGGCCGGGCCATTGGGAAAGGCGAGAAGCTGCACTTTGAAGAGTCAGTCAAGTACAATCGCCAGCAACGGGATGTTTTATGGCGCGAGGCTGCGTTAATTGCTCAGGCCGAGTTTGGCAATGACGCCGACACTTACC ATCTCCATCTGCTGTCGCCTTCTGCCCATCCGCTTCCCACCGATCCTGCCCAATATGCCGGCCATCCCGTTCCGCAGTCCAAGGACTTCCAGACTCTCTGGACCACCTGGGATATCATCACCAAGACCATGATCCCTCGTGAGGAGCTCTGGTCCAAGCCCATCGAGCTCCGCAACTCGCTGATTTTCTATCTGGGTCATCTTCCCACCTTTTGTG ATATTCATCTCACACGAGTGCTTGGAGACAAGCCGACGGAACCCAGCTCGTACCGCCAGATCTTTGAACGCGGCATTGACCCCGATGTCAATGACCCCAAGCAGTGCCATTCCCACAGCGAGGCGCCTGACGAGTGGCCGCCGCTGGACGAGATCCTAGATTACCAAGAACGCGTCCGCAGCCGCGTCCGGGCACTGATCAACGGGGGACCCATCACAGACCGGAGTCTTGCGGAAGCGCTCTGGATTAGTCTCGAGCATGAAGCGATGCACCTGGAGACCTTCTTGTACATGCTGCTCCAGAGCGACAAAGTGCTGCCTCCTGTCGGCGTGGAACGACCTGACTTCGCGCACCTAGCCCAGCAAGCAAAGACCAACGCAAAACCGAATGAGTGGTTCACTATTCCGGAGCAGCGATTGGCTATTGGCCTGGACGACTCGAATGAGAACGTACTGCCCCGGAGCTCTTTCGGCTGGGATAATGAAAAGCCTCAGAGGACAGTGGCGGTGCACTCTTTCGAGGCTCAAGCCCGCCCGATCACCAACGGCGAATACGCAAAGTACTTGCAGATTAATCAGATTCAAACACGGCCAGCCTCCTGGACCCAAATTTCCCAGAATGGTGGCCTCTCACAGAACGGCAACGGTTCAGCCACGGACGAATCCTTGGATAAATATGCCATTCGGACTGTGTTTGGCCCCGTCCCCTTGAGGCTTGCCGAGGATTGGCCGTTGATGGCTTCCTATGATGAGCTGGCCGGCTATGCCGAATGGACCAAGTGTCGCATCCCTACTCTCGATGAGGTCAAGAGCATTTATCAGCATTCTGCCCAGCTTAACGGCCGAGATTCTCATCCCACGAG CAACGGAACCAACGGGTTGTCCACAAACGGTCACAAGCCGCCATCTCGGAGCGGGCTGCCCGTATTCTTGAACCTCGACGGTTGCAACGTTGGGTTCCGCCACTGGCACCCGACCCCAGTTACCGCACAGGGCGACCGACTCGCCGGCCAGGGTGAACTAGGCGGCGTCTGGGAATGGACGAGTTCGCCGTTGTCGCCGCACGAGGGATTCAAGCCCATGGAGATCTACCCGGGCTATACTT cGGATTTCTTTGATGGAAAGCATCATGTTGTCCTTGGCGGGTCTTGGGCCACTTATCCGCGGATTGCAGGCCGGACAACCTTTGTCAATTGGTACCAGCACAACTACTTATACGCCTGGGCTGGCGCACGGCTGGTGAGGGACCTGTGA
- a CDS encoding uncharacterized protein (ID:PFLUO_007652-T1.cds;~source:funannotate) has translation MLSNLIRRMRGCKKDSDVARLRSMTNRLSNERATLQQDLSEAAETITSLQAQLAEYDLLVAHLQSRTHMSTSLPLDIQTSIQASTDTWIADIWLSSDNESGPLAEAEQQWQDGYPGFAMDIVSRTICTDPFLPPVEEIRCRIFVAAVLHTLGRCEESNKRVDVVLQMLSRHYLFDSAHTRHFTGMAHFVRGRNLLTLKEFTEAYWSLARALCTPGYHTKTRHYQRKAIEDFTREEAVDGHSVSSKASIRPLLGSADSRSSLCLVSSDVSQTSPDHSMETTSFNVREPACSPARSIDEMAFADSTTVFPIPDEEK, from the coding sequence ATGTTGTCGAACCTTATCCGCCGCATGCGCGGATGCAAGAAAGACTCCGATGTCGCCCGCCTCCGGTCGATGACCAATCGCCTCTCTAATGAGAGAGCGACACTTCAACAGGATCTCTCCGAAGCAGCCGAGACGATCACCTCGCTTCAGGCACAACTTGCCGAGTATGATCTCCTGGTGGCACATCTGCAATCCCGGACCCACATGTCTACCTCGCTGCCACTTGACATTCAGACAAGTATCCAAGCAAGCACAGACACCTGGATCGCGGACATCTGGCTCTCCTCCGACAACGAGTCGGGACCCCTCGCAGAAGCAGAACAACAATGGCAAGACGGATACCCCGGATTCGCGATGGACATTGTCTCGCGTACGATCTGCACCGATCCATTCCTGCCCCCGGTCGAAGAGATCCGCTGCCGCATCTTTGTAGCCGCCGTCCTACACACTCTGGGACGATGCGAAGAATCCAACAAGCGCGTGGACGTGGTCCTCCAGATGCTCTCGCGGCACTACCTCTTCGACAGCGCACACACCCGCCACTTCACCGGCATGGCGCATTTCGTCCGTGGACGGAATCTACTGACCCTGAAAGAATTCACCGAGGCCTACTGGTCGCTCGCCCGCGCGCTGTGCACCCCGGGGTATCACACCAAGACTCGCCACTACCAGCGGAAAGCGATCGAAGATTTCACTCGCGAAGAGGCTGTGGATGGGCACAGTGTCTCTTCCAAGGCATCCATTCGTCCCCTGCTTGGATCGGCTGACAGCAGAAGCTCACTCTGTCTAGTTTCCTCTGACGTCTCGCAGACCTCGCCTGACCACTCCATGGAGACAACCAGTTTCAATGTGCGAGAACCCGCATGCTCTCCGGCTCGATCGATCGATGAAATGGCTTTTGCTGATTCTACTACAGTTTTTCCCATACCTGATGAAGAGAAATAG
- a CDS encoding uncharacterized protein (ID:PFLUO_007653-T1.cds;~source:funannotate), with translation MRRDICSPSQPIWQDNDDALDPDHADDLPETGAKSPRYDEDPSLWDLEHWESTPVSAHEDQEFKQKIHERFQSKVEVMNMVLPLKAPTIPDPDRLITRMHGLRISLALCSIFYIIKAKDYDCALVEARNVLKRAQELEDGEGSVARCHYYLGRIQFLRKRYSHAYQEFMVTQTCCPAGLELEDAPDVEYWLKECRSAIAREQRARLQLLADANENGQKRGKKKEQHTRCKESAPVKRKRDPAPFDLVIRSKPQSETETQHPSGKKEERPAKPIVWIVPDTEDLPRTRISKANDYIASSSPDGLDWIQTSGPRIKQSRFTVRCHPDPQVPRPRSMSLFKRLPKETFYGDELSGGGKRKEID, from the coding sequence ATGCGACGGGATATTTGCTCTCCTTCCCAGCCAATATGGCAGGACAACGACGATGCCCTCGACCCAGACCACGCCGATGACCTGCCAGAGACTGGCGCCAAGAGTCCGCGGTACGACGAAGACCCTTCGCTTTGGGACCTCGAACACTGGGAATCGACACCTGTGTCCGCGCACGAAGACCAAGAATTCAAACAGAAGATTCACGAGCGATTCCAAAGCAAAGTCGAAGTCATGAACATGGTCCTGCCACTAAAGGCACCTACCATCCCTGATCCTGACCGTCTTATTACAAGAATGCATGGCCTCCGTATCTCGCTAGCCCTTTGCTCGATCTTCTACATCATCAAAGCAAAGGACTACGACTGTGCGCTGGTCGAAGCGCGAAATGTTCTCAAAAGGGcccaggaactggaggacGGCGAAGGGTCCGTGGCAAGATGCCACTACTATCTGGGCCGTATCCAGTTCCTACGTAAGAGATACAGCCACGCCTACCAGGAATTTATGGTTACTCAGACCTGTTGCCCTGCCGGTCTCGAGCTTGAAGATGCTCCTGATGTAGAGTACTGGCTGAAGGAATGTCGTTCTGCAATAGCACGCGAACAACGAGCTCGCCTCCAGTTGCTGGCAGACGCAAACGAAAATGGACAGaagaggggaaagaaaaaggaacaACACACTCGTTGCAAGGAATCTGCACCGGTGAAACGCAAGCGGGATCCCGCTCCCTTCGACTTGGTTATTCGGTCGAAACCCCAGTCAGAGACAGAGACCCAGCACCCATcggggaaaaaggaagaacGCCCAGCCAAACCAATCGTGTGGATTGTTCCCGACActgaagatcttcctcgcACTCGCATATCCAAAGCAAATGACTACATCGCGAGCTCCTCTCCTGATGGTCTGGACTGGATCCAGACTAGTGGACCTCGAATCAAGCAGAGTCGGTTTACTGTTCGATGTCATCCAGATCCGCAGGTGCCGCGTCCACGATCAATGAGCCTGTTCAAGAGGCTCCCTAAGGAAACATTCTATGGAGATGAACTGAGTGGTGGAGGAAAGCGTAAAGAGATTGATTGA
- a CDS encoding uncharacterized protein (ID:PFLUO_007648-T1.cds;~source:funannotate), whose amino-acid sequence MPRTLPWLIGQNDTGRVKQESTPRKRIKAEVAPDHDQTPQNPPSTPDKRNFLRSSQTPPTSPIKRCPSEEFLIEGLDKDDAWIMVEDEFYAVAQTFTQHLHYAEYVRRTKEAKARNAANFGELDRPTDGRTAIPKNVQRKHEAEELAARQKAGLGPVLGGNADEHEDTEDEKMWAGTHLHDLLTSPRKARSLAGVQTIKSATRAAAGYGQAAASTSSQAKASSGDEPPSPSTAAEVQRMDVDEETASDDDLDLEVTTAPAPVRRQAGNQSGQVSSSSVSTEKTRSTEKPTASSPKPKRQSIVRPGQRPAENVPKSRMQMLFDDLDELPAPSRQRASVSNRKGEHIPSEEVPAASNDPKGKKTRYNEVPTFLV is encoded by the exons ATGCCAAGGACGCTGCCTTGGCTGATCGGCCAGAATGACACTGGTCGGGTGAAGCAAGAATCGACGCCGCGGAAGCGCATCAAAGCGGAGGTGGCTCCGGATCATGATCAGACTCCCCAGAACCCTCCGTCTACGCCTGACAAAAGGAACTTTCTTAGATCCT CTCAAACCCCGCCTACGTCTCCGATCAAGCGATGCCCGTCCGAAGA ATTCTTGATCGAAGGCCTAGACAAAGATGACGCTTGGATTATGGTCGAAGATGAATTCTATGCCGTCGCCCAGACATTCACCCAACACTTACATTACGCGGAATACGTTCGGCGGACGAAGGAAGCCAAGGCTCGGAACGCGGCAAATTTTGGGGAACTGGACAGGCCGACGGATGGCCGAACAGCGATACCAAAGAATGTCCAACGAAAGCATGAAGCCGAGGAGCTCGCAGCACGTCAGAAGGCTGGGCTGGGGCCAGTGTTAGGAGGGAATGCCGACGAGCACGAGGATACAGAAGATGAGAAGATGTGGGCTGGGACTCATCTCCATGACCTGTTGACTAGCCCGAGAAAGGCGCGCTCGCTGGCCGGCGTGCAGACTATAAAGTCTGCTACCAGAGCAGCTGCAGGGTACGGACAAGCGGCTGCTTCTACCAGCAGTCAGGCGAAGGCTAGTAGTGGTGATGAACCTCCTTCACCGTCGACGGCTGCAGAGGTCCAGCGAATGGACGTTGATGAGGAGACGGCGTCGGATGAtgatcttgaccttgagGTTACTACTGCTCCTGCACCGGTGAGACGGCAGGCCGGCAATCAGTCCGGCCAAGTGTCTTCTAGCAGCGTGTCTACAGAAAAAACTAGATCAACCGAAAAGCCGACCGCATCCTCTCCGAAACCTAAAAGACAATCAATTGTTCGTCCTGGTCAGAGACCGGCAGAGAACGTGCCAAAGTCGAGAATGCAAATGTTATTCGATGACCTCGATGAGCTGCCGGCGCCATCTCGGCAAAGAGCCTCTGTATCTAACAGGAAAGGCGAACATATTCCCTCGGAAGAAGTGCCCGCGGCAAGCAACGACCCCAAAGGCAAAAAAACACGCTATAACGAAGTTCCAACATTTTTGGTGTGA
- a CDS encoding uncharacterized protein (ID:PFLUO_007647-T1.cds;~source:funannotate) yields MATQSYYELYRGSSLGLSLTDTLDDLINEGRIEPQLAMKILSTFDRVVTEVLADKVRARLTFKGHLDTYRFCDDVWTFLIKDVTFKLDNQQAVQADKVKIVSCNSKRPGEV; encoded by the exons ATGGCCACACAGTCCTACTATGAGCTCTACCGTGGGAGCAG TCTCGGCCTGTCTCTGACCGACACACTGGACGACCTCATCAACGAAGGTCGCATCGAGCCCCAGCTCGCCATGAAGATCCTCTCCACTTTTGACCGGGTTGTCACTGAGGTGCTGGCGGATAAAGTCCGCGCTCGGCTTACCTTCAAG GGCCACCTTGATACATACCGATTCTGCGACGACGTCTGGACGTTCCTCATCAAGGATGTGACCTTCAAGCTGGATAATCAGCAAGCCGTGCAAGCAGATAAAGTGAAGATTGTGAGCTGCAACAGCAAGCGGCCTGGAGAGGTATAA